Proteins found in one Flavobacterium channae genomic segment:
- a CDS encoding elongation factor G: MSIATKDIRNVVFLGHSGSGKTTFIETMLFESGVIPRRGSVENHNTISDFTDLEHERENTLYSHLMHVKWHNNKINIIDTPGFDDFIGEVVSSLKVSDTAVILLNAASGVEVGTEIVWEYVQNYQTPAFFVINQMDHTKADFETILEQAINRFGNKVIPIQYPYNSGEKFNSIIDVLRMTMYVFPENGGKPEKMPIPESELEKANALHNALVEAAAENEEGLMEKYFEKGNLDEEELAKGLTIALAHQQIFPVFCASGLKDMGSGRIMGFIDDIAPSPADRPAKKLENGGELKCDASDKTTIFIYKTLSEPQVGMVSYFKVLSGELNAGDELVNADNGETERLTQLFVAEGKQRTSVDKLVAGDLGVTVRLKYGHSNNTLNAKGVERKVRKMQFPESRIRKAVTTANLADMEKMIKALHQIEEEDLTFKVEQSSELKQTIVHGQGQLHLDLIKHRIESENNIEIIFEEPKVPYRETITKAAKAEYRHKKQSGGAGQFGEVHLTIEPYYDDMPEPQGVNVRNKEIEELPWGGKFAFYWCIVGGAIDNRYATAIKKGIMQSMTEGPLTGSNCQNIRVCIYDGKMHAVDSNDISFQLAASHAFKDAFNEARPQLLEPYYQLEVLCEDDYTGDVMGDLQTRRAIIQGMDTDGHYQKIISEVPLAELKDYGSTLRSLTQGKAKFKLEFSNYQLVPPHVQESLVISNAVLSE; the protein is encoded by the coding sequence ATGAGCATTGCAACCAAAGACATTAGAAACGTGGTATTTCTTGGGCATTCAGGATCAGGAAAGACCACCTTTATCGAGACCATGTTATTTGAAAGTGGTGTTATTCCTCGTCGTGGTTCGGTAGAAAATCACAACACCATTTCGGATTTTACCGATTTAGAACACGAAAGAGAAAATACCTTATACAGCCACTTGATGCACGTTAAATGGCACAACAACAAAATCAACATCATTGACACTCCTGGTTTTGATGATTTTATAGGCGAAGTAGTTTCTTCCCTTAAAGTTTCTGATACTGCTGTAATTCTTCTAAATGCAGCTTCTGGGGTAGAAGTAGGAACAGAAATCGTTTGGGAATACGTTCAAAATTATCAAACACCTGCTTTTTTTGTCATCAATCAAATGGACCATACAAAAGCAGATTTCGAAACTATTTTAGAACAAGCCATAAATCGTTTCGGAAATAAAGTGATTCCGATTCAATATCCATACAATTCAGGAGAAAAATTCAATAGTATTATTGATGTACTTCGCATGACGATGTATGTTTTCCCAGAAAATGGCGGAAAACCAGAAAAAATGCCTATTCCAGAATCGGAATTAGAAAAAGCAAATGCACTTCATAATGCCTTAGTAGAAGCGGCTGCAGAAAATGAAGAAGGGTTGATGGAAAAATACTTCGAAAAAGGCAATTTAGATGAAGAAGAATTAGCAAAAGGATTAACTATTGCGCTTGCTCATCAACAAATATTTCCGGTTTTCTGTGCTTCTGGATTAAAAGATATGGGAAGTGGAAGAATCATGGGATTCATTGATGATATTGCGCCATCTCCAGCCGATAGACCAGCGAAAAAATTAGAAAATGGTGGTGAATTAAAATGCGATGCTAGTGACAAAACTACTATTTTCATTTATAAAACCCTTTCGGAACCGCAAGTGGGAATGGTTTCTTATTTCAAAGTGCTTTCGGGTGAATTGAATGCTGGTGATGAATTAGTAAATGCCGATAACGGAGAAACCGAACGCTTAACGCAATTATTCGTTGCAGAAGGAAAACAAAGAACTTCGGTTGACAAATTAGTTGCTGGTGATTTAGGAGTTACAGTTCGATTAAAATACGGACACTCCAACAATACGTTGAATGCTAAAGGTGTAGAAAGAAAAGTCAGAAAAATGCAATTTCCAGAAAGTCGCATCAGAAAAGCGGTTACAACTGCCAATCTAGCCGATATGGAAAAAATGATTAAAGCGTTACATCAAATTGAAGAAGAAGATTTGACTTTCAAAGTAGAGCAATCTTCGGAATTAAAACAAACCATTGTACATGGTCAAGGGCAATTGCATTTGGATTTAATCAAACATCGTATCGAAAGTGAAAATAACATCGAAATTATCTTTGAAGAACCAAAAGTTCCCTATCGCGAAACGATAACAAAAGCAGCAAAAGCAGAATATCGTCATAAAAAACAAAGTGGTGGCGCAGGACAATTTGGCGAAGTACATTTAACCATTGAGCCTTATTACGATGATATGCCTGAACCACAAGGCGTAAACGTTCGTAACAAAGAAATTGAAGAATTGCCTTGGGGCGGAAAATTTGCCTTCTATTGGTGTATTGTGGGTGGTGCTATCGACAATCGTTATGCCACAGCCATAAAAAAAGGAATCATGCAATCCATGACCGAAGGTCCGTTAACGGGTTCTAATTGTCAAAACATTCGCGTTTGTATTTATGATGGTAAAATGCATGCGGTAGACAGTAATGATATTTCATTTCAATTGGCGGCTTCACACGCATTCAAAGATGCCTTTAATGAAGCTAGACCTCAACTTTTAGAACCGTATTACCAACTTGAGGTGCTTTGCGAAGATGATTACACCGGCGACGTTATGGGCGATTTACAAACCCGAAGAGCCATCATTCAAGGCATGGATACGGATGGTCATTATCAAAAAATTATTTCCGAAGTGCCTCTTGCCGAACTCAAAGATTACGGTTCTACTCTTCGTTCATTAACACAAGGAAAAGCAAAATTCAAATTGGAATTTAGCAATTATCAACTAGTTCCTCCTCATGTTCAGGAAAGTTTAGTTATAAGCAATGCGGTTTTATCTGAATAA